Sequence from the Corallococcus sp. EGB genome:
CTGGGGGCGGGGCAGGCGGTGTGGATGGGCTCGGCGCGCTTCGACCAGGTGGCGTCCAGCTGGCGCAGCGCGTGGATGTTCAAGCCGGACGCAGGGCTGGCGAAGGCGAACGGCTATTCGTTCACGCCGGAGGTGATGCAGCCGCTCTTCGTGGCGGGCGTGGAGTCCATGCAGAAGCGCTGCGCGGAGGTGCTGGCCCTGTTCGACATCCAGGGCACGCTGGCGGCGAGCGAGTGCGCGCGCCAGGTGGTGGACGTGGCGGACGAAGCGCGCGAGGCGCTCCCGTCCGTGGCGCAGTGCCGCAAGGACAAGCCGGAGCGCCGCACGTGTAGGTGAGGCGGGCTACCGGCCGCCGTCCACGACCCACCTGCCCCAGCCGGCGAGCGCGGTCCCGTCCTCGGGCACGCGCTTGCCCTTGGGCGGGGCGCGGTAGACGGCGTCGGCGAGGGGCGTGAAGCGGGCCTCGTCCGCGAGCCCGTTCAGCGCGGCGCCCCACGGCTCGGCGGCGTAGGTGGTGACCTGCACGCGGCGCTCGGCGCCTTCACCCAAGGGCGATTCGACGACGAGGGCGGGGACGGGGTGCTGGCCGACGGTGAACGTCTCCCGGCGCGCCGGCGCGGCGCCGGCGGGGACGGGGGGCCACTGCTGCGGCTGGCTGAGGGTCTCGCTGACGGCGTCGAGCAGGGCCTCCTCGAGGGGCCGGGCCTCGGCCTCCTGGAAGTCCGCGCAGGGCGCGTCGCCGGTGGGGCCGGTCAGCTCCTTGCGCAGGACGAAGCCGCGCTCCGCGCCCAGGCAGACGCGGCGCACGGAGGACGTGCCGGAGAGGTCCTGGCGCACGTCGTACCAGGTGCCCGGGCCCCAGGGCCGGTCGAGCGCGGGCACGCTGCCCGCGGCGTCGGTGCCCTGGCGGAAGGACACGAGCGTGAGCTGCTGGCTGCCGCTGGCGCCGAAGCCGGAGAGCGTGGTGCTCGCGTCGAGCAGGCCGTGGGTGAGGTACAGCGGCCCGGGCTCGCTGGCGTAGAGGCGGTTCTGGAGGGGGCCGTCGCTGGGGCGGCGGTCGTCCAGGAAGCGGCGTGCGTCCCAGGTGCGGCCGGCGGCGGTGGTCTGTTCGGTGGAGCGCTGGCCGCGGTGTTCCTCCTTCCACGGCTGTGTCTCCTCCACGCGCATGGGCAGCACGCGAGGCTGGGAGAGGCGCGGGTGGGCAAGGGGCCGGCCCTGATCATCCGTGAAGGTGACGGTGAGCCATGCCCACGGCGCCTGCACGGCGACGACCTCCAGCGCGACATGACCGGCCACGCCCACGCCGGTGTCCGTGCCGGGGCGGCTCCGGTGGGCGGAGAAGGCGTACTCCACGCGGTCGCCCACGCGGGCGCGCTGCCACGGTGAGGGCGTGGCGGGGGTGGCTTCGGTGGTGGGAGCGCCAGCGTCCGTGATGGCGGCCTCAGGCTCGGAGGAAGCGCCGGGCTGTTCGGTGGCGGTGGTGCCGTCGGCGGGGGAGACGGCGCGGGGCTTCATGCTTTCGCAGCCCGTGCCCAGGAGGAGCGCGGAGCACAGCAGGAAGGGAGCGCGGAAGAGAGGGTGTCGCATGCGGTCGCTAGATACACGGAGCGACGCGTGGAGCCGCGCGGACGGTGGTCGCGTGCGTGGCGTCAACGTGCGCTGGTCGACAGCTCGGGGGCGGACTCCAGCCACGTGCCCCAGCGGGTGAGCCGGCTGTCTGACCGGTACTGACGCACACCGGACGCGGTCTCCAGGTACACGCCTTTCGACAGCGGGTCGAACCGCGCCTCCATGGGGAGCCCCCGGAGCACGGGGTTCCACAGGTCCGTGGAGTCGCTCGTGGACTGCATCCAGGGTGCCCCCAGACTGTATTCAGGGACTTCATCGAAGTACGCCGCCACGGGCTCCTGTCTCACATAGACATGGACCTGCCTGGGGAGCGGGGCACCGTAGTCTCGGGGAGGCCAGGCGGGGATGTAGACGGAGTTGTTGACGAGGTCGATCAACGCATCCTCCAGGGAAAGCACCTCCGCGCCCTGGAAGTCCTCGCACCGGTTCTCACCTCGCGGCCGGCTCCAGACCTTGCGCAGCAGGTAGCCCTGTTCCGCGCCCAGACAGACGCGGTTCACCTGGACGCCTCTGTCGGTGGTCTCCTGCGTCTCGTACCAGGTACCGGGTCCCCAGGGGTTGTCCATGGCGGGCGGGGTTCCGCCGGTGGTGCCTGAACCTCGCTGGAATGACACGAGCGCGACGTCGTGTGCGGCGGACATGGAGGGGCCGACAGCGCTGAAGGAGACCTCGAGCAGCCCATGGGTGAGGTAGAGCGGCCCGGGCGTCGTGGCGTAGAGCCGGTGCTGCGTGGGGCCGTCCCCCGGGGAGTCGTCTCGGAAGGTCCGCCGGGCCAGCCAGTGCTGCCCGGCCGCGAAGGCCCAGCGGAGGGTCGTGGCGGTGCTGCCACCCTCGATTCGAAATAGCGCACCCGTCAGTCCTCGCACCGGAACAGCGCGCAAGCTCCGTCCACGCACAGGGGCGCGAAGCACTGGTCCCCATCACCGTCCTCGCACTCATGTCCGCTGCCCGCCTCCGCCCAGACGACCTCCGGCGAGAAAGCCGGGGCGGATGACGTCGACGCACAGCTCCAGAGCAGCCCTATGAACAGCCAGCACAGGTCCCCCCGGAAGAACGCTTCGCGAAGCATGCCAGGAGCATGGAGGACGGGAGGAGGCTCCGGAACCTCCTCCCGTTCACGGCCCCCTCAGGCAAGGGGGCGCAGCGCGCCGTGGTCGTCGCAATGAGAGCCGTGGGGATGATGCAGGTGCCCGGCCACCAGGTAGTCCACATGGTCGCCATGAGGGACGGACTCATGGCCACACCGGGGGCCATGCTGGTGCTCCTTCGCGTGGTCCGAGCACTCGTGCGTGGGCGTGCACCGGACGGGATTGGCTGCGTCCGCGGCGATGCGGCACTCGCTGATGCCGGTGGCCTCCATGCGGTGGAGATGCCCTTCGTGGAGGTAGTCCACATGACTGCCATGTTGCACGGCCGTATGGCCACAGGCCTCTCCGTGCTGGTGGTCATGCGAGGTGTGCGAATGGCTGCCTTTGGAATTCATGAGCCGTCTCCCCTTCGGTAGGAATTGCGTTGCTGGAGGGACCGCTGTCTCTCAGCCCGGCCCCATCCGCGAAGGTAGCGCCGCTCCCCCAAAGGAACAGGGGCATGCCTGGGGCCACGCTGCTGCCTTTCCAGGGCTGGCTTGCAATTCAAACAAATGCAGTTGGATTTCAACCGTATTCCGGTTGCGATTATATCATCCAGGACTGGCATCCTCCCCCCAGGGAGGGGCAGGCGGGGCGCAGGGACACTCACCCGGAGTGGAACCCCCGGCCCCGCCACTGCTAGACCAGGGGCGCCATCACACCGCACCCGGAGCTCCGCGAATGCCTTCGCCCCTGTCCATCCGCCGTGTCGTCCTCTACAAGCACGGCGTCGGTTACTTCGAGCGCCGGGGGAAGGTGACCGGGAGCGAGACCGCGCACCTGGACTTCAAGGCGCGCGACATGAACGACGTCCTCAAGTCCATGACCGTGCTGGACCTGAACGGCGGCTCCGTGTCCGCCGTGAGCTATGACTCCACCAAGCCCCTGGAGCAGCTCCTCTCCGAAGCCACCATCCGCATCCCCGAACACGGCAGCCTCACCGCGCTGCTCGGCCAGGTGAAGGGGGCCCGCGTCCGCGCTCGCGTCGGTGGTGCGCAGGTGGAAGGCGCCATCGTCGGCCTGGAGTCCCTGCCCGTCGTCCAGGGGGAGACGAGCGTCGTGCGCCCCTTCCTCACGCTGCTCGTCGGCGCGTCGCTGCGCACGTTCGACGTGCTGGAGCTGGGCGAGCTGGAGTTCCTCGACGAGGCCGTGCGCAAGGACTTGGAGTTCTACCTGGCCACCGTCATGTCCTCGTACAAGAAGGACTCGAAGCGGCTGTCCATCCTCACCGCCGGAGAGGGCTCGCGCGAGTTGTTCGTCAGCTACGTGCTGGAGTCCCCGGTGTGGAAGACCAGCTACCGCATCCTCCTGGATGAGAAGCAGCCGCCGCTGCTCCAGGGCTGGGCCATGGTGGACAACACCGGTGACGAGGACTGGGTGGACGTGGAGCTGTCCCTCATCGCGGGCCTGCCCGTGTCCTTCGTCCACGACCTCTACAACCCCCGCTACCTGCGCCGTCCCGTCGTGGAGGTGCGCTCGGAGACCGGCGTCGCGCCCGTCATCCCCCAGGAGGCCTACGAGAGCGTCGCCGAGCCCATGGTGGACGCGGAAGAAGAGGGCTCCTTCGGCTCCGCCGACATGGCGTCCTCGTCCGGCATCATGCCCGCCATGGCCGCGCCCGCACCGGCGCCCCGCATGCGCGCCAAGGGCGGCCCCAGGGTGGGCGGCACCGGACGCGGCATGCGCGAGACGCTGGAGCAGAGCACCGCCGTGACGACGCTGACCAAGGAGGTGGGGGACCTCTTCGAGTATGGCGTGGACCGCCCCGTCACCGTGCACCGCAACCAGAGCGCGCTCGTGCCCATCCTGCAGCGCCCCTTCGAGGGCCGGCGCGTGCTGCTCTACAACCGCGCCACGCGCGAGAAGAACCCGATGGCCTGCATCGAGTTCAAGAACACCACCGGCCTCACGCTGGAGGGCGGCCCCGTCACCATCACCGAGGACGAGACCTACGTGGGCGAGGCGATGCTCGACACCCTCAAGCCCGACGACACGCGCTTCGTCCCCTACGCCGTGGAGCTGTCCTGCGTCGTGTCGGTGGAGGAGGACCAGGAGGACGGCCCGGTGTTCCGCGCGCGGCTCACCCGGGGCACCCTGGTGGTGGAGTTCTTCCACCAGCGCCGCACGAAGGTCCTCGCGCGCAACAAGGCGAAGCGCCCCCAGGTGCTCTTCGTGGAGCATCCGCGCACCGGCTGGGAGCTGAAGGACACCGCGGCCCCCGCGGAGACCACGGACGGCTTCTGGCGCTTCAAGCGCGAATTGGCCCCGGGCACCTCCGACACGCTCGTCATCACCGAGCGCACCCGGGGCCACCGCCAGTACTACCTGGGCAACGTGGGGCTGGAGGAGGTGACGTTCTTCCTCGACTCGCACTACATCGACCCGCGCGTCGCCCAGGCCCTGCGCGACGTGGTGGCCATGCGCGAGAAGCAGGCCACCGTGGCCCGCGACCTCCAGCGCCTCAACGAGGAGCGCGCCCAGCTCTTCAAGGACCAGGAGCGGATCCGCTCCAACATCGACTCGCTCAAGAGCGGCGCGTCCCAGCGCGAGCTGGTGGAGCGCTTCGTCACCAAGCTCAACGCGCAGGAGGACCGGCTGGAGGCCATCGGCCGGGAGCTGGAGCGACTCGAGCAGGAGCGCACCCGCCTCCAGGCGGAGGTCACCCAGCGCATCGAGTCGCTCTCCTACGAAGCGGACCTGTAGCTACTTCGCGTCCGCGCGGAACACCTCGCGGCCCGCGACCACCGTCAGCCGGACCTGCCCGGTGAGCAGGTCCGCCGGGGGCGCGTCCACGGGGTCCACCGACAGCGCGACGAAGTCCGCATCCATGCCGGGCTTCAGCCGGCCGCGCTGGCCTTCCGCGAAGGACGCGTAGGCCGCGCCCACCGTGAAGCCCTCCAGCGCCTCCTCACCGCTCAGGCGCTGGTCCGGGTGCCACCCGCCCGGCGGCTGACCACTGGCATCCTGCCGCGTGCGCGCCGCGTACAATCCCGCGAGCACGTCCGGCCGCTCCACCGGGAAGTCGCTGCCCAGCGCCAGCACGGCGCCCGCGCCCTTCAGCTTCTGCCACGCGTAGGCGTTCTGGATGCGCTCCGAGCCCACGCGCTTCTCCGCCCAGGGCATGTCGCTGGTGGCGTGCGTGGGCTGCACGCTCGCGATGAAGCCGTTGGCGCCCAGGCGCCGGATGTCCTCCGCCGTCATGATCTGCGCGTGCTCCACGCGAGGGCGCGCGTCCTTCGTCTTCGGGTCCCCCAGCTCCCGCGTCAGCGTGTCCAACAGCAGCGTGTTGGCGCGGTCGCCAATCGCATGCGTCGCCACCTGGAAGCCGCGGCCCACGAAGGCGTGCACGCGCGAGGCGTACTCCTCAGGCGACAGGAGCAGCAGGCCGCGGTGGCCGGGCTCGTCGCTGTAGGCCGCGCCCAGCGCCGCGCCCCGGCTGCCCAGCGCGCCGTCCAGCGTGAGCTTCACCGCGCGCATCGTCAGGAGCTTCCCCTGGAACGGGCCGTCCTTCAGGTACTGCACGCGGTCATCCGTCTGCCCATCCGCCATGGCGTAGACGCGCAGGGACAGGGTGCCCGCCTGGTCCCACGCCTGGAACAGGCGGAACGTCCGCAGGTCCATGCCCGCGTCGTGCACGCCGGTGAGGCCCACGCGCGCGCAGTGCTCCAGCGCGGCGCGCATGCGCGACGCGTGCTGCTCCTTCGTCGGCGCAGGCAATGCCTTCAGCGCCAGGTCCATGGCGTTGTCGATGAGCACGCCGCTGGGGGCGCCGTCCGGCAGCCGCACGATGGTGCCGCCCTCGGGGGCCTTCGTGTCGCGGGTGATGTTCGCGCGCTTGAGCGCCTCACCGTTGAGCCACAGCGCGTGGCCGTCGATGCGCCACAGCACCACGGGCGTGGCCTTCAGGGACTCGCCCATGTCGGCGAGCGTGGGGAAGCGCGGCGTGGCCCAGTCGTTCTGGTCCCAGCCCTGCCCCACCAGCCAGTCGCCCTGGTACGCGGTGGCGGGAGCCCTCTCCAGCCGCTGGCGCACCTCGTCCAGTGACGTGGTGCCCTCCAGCCGCACGCCGGAGAGCGCCTGGCCCAGCCCCGCCAGGTGCCCGTGCGCATCCGTGAGGCCGGGCACCACCGTGGCATCGCCCAATTCCACCACGCGCGCGGTGGGGCCCGCCGCGGCGAGCGCCTCCTCGCGCGTGCCCACGGCCAGCACCTTGCCGTCGCGCACGGCCAGCGCCTGGGCCTCCGGCTTCGCCGCGTCCAGCGTGCGGATGCGTCGGGCCACGTACACCGTGGGCGCGCCCGCGACCGCCTGCTCCGTGGGCGCTCCCTCCGGCACGCGCCGCGAGCAGCCCGCGCCCGCACACAGCACCAGCGCTCCCAGCATCCAACCGAGACGTCCTCGCATCATCCGCGCACCCGCCATGACCGTTCGCCCGGGCAGTCCGTCCCGGGACGTCGCGGGGCACTCTGACGCACGCCCCGCGCGACGGCCAGTTCCACGAGCCTGCCCGGTGCTCTAGTGCCCCACGCGCAGCGTGTATGTGTAATCAATGGGCGCGCCGAAGGGAGCCAGGGCCTGCACTCGCACCACGTGCTTCCCGGGGGCGAGCTGGAGCATCAGCCACCACCCGTCCGTCACGCCGCGCTGCTCGCCCCCCACGAGGCACGGATCCGGAATCCTCCCCACGAGGCTGGGGTCCGCGTCGAAGGTGAACAGGCCGCTCGTATGTCGATGACGGCGGGTGTCCACGCGCCGGCCATCCACGGTGACCACCAGGTCCTGCGTGCCGTTGTTGAAGTCCATGGCGCCCTGGCGGAGGAAGTCCTCCAGCGTCTGGCCCGGCGCCGGTTCGAAGGACGGGTCGGGGCACGGATAGTCATTGATGATGACCCACAGCGGTACCAGCACAGGCCGGTTCCGGGGGACGCGGCAGGTGCGCTGGTACGTGGTGTCCAGGTCGTAGGTGGGCACGAAGAAGACGGGGCCGTCCTGGTCCTCGTCGCAGTCCTGTTCCAGCCGCAGCATGGGGCTGCGGTCCGCTGGAACGCGGAAGTGCCAGCGGTACCACTCCTTCGCCCATGCGCTGATGGGCCGGCCGTACACGCGGGCTCCTGGCGGTAGCACCACCGCGCCTCGCGTCCAGGCTTCCGCGTCCAGCGCTTCCTCGGAGGCGGCGGGCTCCGGTGCCGTCTCGTCGGGCAGTGCGTCCGGCGCGCAACCCATGAGCCAGCCCATGAGCACCGCCACCGTGATGAGGTGTTTCCGCATGTGTGGACCCCTCCTTGAGAAGAGGGCTCCAAACTACGGACGCACGGGCGCGCCGGATTGTACGTGCTTGCGCGGTCCACGCCCCGCGTACACGGCGGCGCGGTACTCGCCGGGCGTGACGCCGAGGGTGCGGCCGAAGTGCTTGATGAGGTGGCTCTGGTCCGTGAAGCCGGCCGCGAGCGCCACCTCCGCCATGGGCAGCGGCCCCCCCAGCAACTCCTGCGCGAGCCGCAGCCGCAGGGCCCGCTGGAACACCTGCGGCGTCTGGCCGAACTGACGGTGGAACGCGCGCACCAGGTGCCACGGGCTGAGGTCCGCGACGCGCGCGAGCATCTCCAGGGAGAGGTTGCGCGTGGGGTGTGCCTCCAGCAACTCGCGCGCCCGCTTCACGCCCCGCGCGCACGCGGTCGCCCGCCGCCGTTGGGGCAGACCCGCGTGCCGCCGCAGCAGCGCCACCAGCAACCCCAGGAGCCGCTCCTCTCGCTCCAGGTGGGAGACGCCGCCGTCCTTCAGCGCGTCGAAGGTGGCGGTGAAGCGCTCCATCAGGGCCGCGTCCTGGAGCACGGGAGACGCGAAGCCGGGCAGGGTGCCCGGAGGCGCCCCGGTCTCCTCCGCCGCGCGGATGAGCAGCGAGGGCGGGACGTAGAGGATCCGGTACGCCCACCCGACGCTCGAGTCCGCCTCGCGGCCCTCGTGCATCTCTCCAGGAGGCACGACCAGGAAGCTGCCCACCGAGGCCACCACCCGCTGCCCCTGCAGGTGCAGCGACTCCGCGCCCGCGTCATAGGCACACAGCGAGAGGGCGTCGTGCGAGTGCTTGGGAAAGGTCCACCGGGTGTACGTCGCCTGATGGAGCTCCACGCCCGGGACCTCGGGCGCCACCCAGAAGCCGTCCCCTTGCTTCGTGCGTCGCATGGCTCCCCCTGGTGCCGCGCACCCTTCATGACAGGGAACGCACGGCGGGTGAAAGCATAGCGGACGGACCAGGACACGCGGCCCCGGAGGGCGTATGGAGCAGCGGGTGAGCACCGTCACCCCTCGCGGCATCTGTTTCGACCTGGACGGCACGTTGGTGGACTCGCTGCCGGACATCATCGACAGCTTCCTCCACGGCTTCACCCACCACGGCCTTCCGGCGCCTCCCGTCGCGGAGGTGCGCGCGCTCATCGGCCAGCCGCTGGAGGACATGTACACGCGCTTCGCGCCGGAGCACGCCACCTCGCTCTGCGTGACCTACCGCGAGCACTACCCGCTCAACTTCCACCGGCGCTCCCGGCCCTTCCCCGGCGTGGAGCGCGTCCTGCGCACGCTGCGCGAGCGGGGCTACCTGCTCGCCGTCGCCACCACCAAGCGCGGCGACATGGCGCGGCGCTTCGTGGACGCGATGGGACTGGGCGGCCTGCTGCACCACGTGCAGGGCACGGACGGCTTTCCGCACAAGCCCGCGCCGGACGTCATCCACCATGCCTTGAAGGCGCTGGGCACCGGCGGCCTGTGGATGGTGGGCGACACCACGCTGGACCTGCGCGCGGGCCAGGCCGCGGGCCTCAAGACCTACGCCGTCACCTGGGGCACGCACCCTCGCGAGGAGCTGGCCACCGCCACGCCGGACGAGCTCCAGCCGGACCTGGAGCGGCTGCTGCACCACCTGCCGCCGCTCGTCTGAGCCGGACGGCCTTCAGTGCTGGGCTTGCGGTTGGAGCGACCGCACCTGGCGCACCTGCTGGCGGCTGTCGAGCGGCAGGGCCGGCAGCGTGAGCTGATCCAACTCCCGCGGGCTGATGACCTGCACCACGTCCTTGTGGAAGAGCAGGTCCAGCGTCCAGCCCATGGCCACGCGCACCTTCGTCTCCAGCCTCGGCAGCTTGAGCAGGTAGATGGTGCGCCAGAGCACCCACGCGAAGGTGCCGGAGAACTTCAGCCCCAGGATGCGCGCCACGCCCGAGCGCTGGCCAATGGCCGCCAGCTGCCCCAGCATCCGGTAGCGGAAGGCCTTGCCCCGCTGTCCCTTCAGCGCCGCGCACACGTTGCGCGCCACCGTCACGCCCTGGCGAAGCGCGTGCTGCGCGGTGGGGGGGCAGGGCTTCCCGCCGTTGGTGATGTCCGGCACCGACGCGCAATCGCCCAGCGCCCACACGCCGGGGAAGCCGGGCACCTCCATGCGCTCGTTCACCTTGAGCCGGCCGTGCTCCTTCTCGCACGGGAGGTCCTCCAGCAGGGACGGAGGCGTGACGCCCGCGGTCCACACCACCGTCTTGGTGGGCACCACCGTGCCGTCCGGCAGCTCCACGCCCGCCTCGGTCACGTCCTTCACGTGGATGCCGGTGCGCACCTCCACGCCGTTCTCGATGAGCTTCTTGCGCGTGTACGCGCCCAGGTCCTCGCCCAGCTCCGGCAGCACCTCCTTGCCGCCGTGCACCAGCATCACGCGCACGTTCGCGTGCTGGATGTTGGAATAGAAGGGCAGGGCGCCGTGGATGAAGTCGTTGATGGCGCCCGCCGTCTCCACCCCCGCGAAGCCGCCGCCCACCACCACGAAGGTGACGATGGCGTCGCGCGCGCCCGCCGTCACGCAGTCCGCGTCCGCCTCCTCCAGCCGGTCGATGAGGCAGTTGCGCAGGAGCATCGCGTCGCCCAGCGTCTTCATGGTCAGCGCGTAGTCGCGCGGGCCGGACTTGCCGAAGAAGTTCGTCTCCGAGCCCATGGCCAGCACCACGTAGTCGGAGTCCAGCATGTGGGTGTGCCCGTCCAGCCCGCCGTGCGCCACCGTGACCTTCTTCGCCTTCAGGTCCAACCCGCTGACGTCGCCCTCCACGAACGTCAGGTGGGGCAGCAGCTTGCGCAGCGAGATGACGATGGCCGTCGCGTTCAGGTCGCTCGCCGCCACCTCGTGGAGCATGGGGGTGAAGAGGAAGTAGTTGTCGCGGCTGACGAGCGTCACCTCCACGTCGTCCCGCTTCCCCAACCGCCGCTCCAGGTGCAGCGCCGCGTACATGCCGGCGAAGCCGCCCCCCAGGATGAGCACCCGCTTGCGCGGCGGCGGCGCCTCCACGCAGAGCTCTTTCGACTTCTCGTCCGCCCCCATGCCCGCCTCCTCACGGCGCGAAGGACACCCCTCCAATGTCGGGGCGCTCGCGCGCGTCCGCATCTTGTGCCTGGGGGACGCCTGCCCGGCCGTCCGCCCTGCGGGCTTCAGGGGTGGTCCGGGTGCATGCGGTGCCGCCACGTCGTGCGCTGGGAGGTGTAGCGGGGGTTCTCGAAGAGCTTGATCAACACCATGCCCGCCACGAACCCGCCGATGTGCGCCCAGACGGCGACGCCGCCGGACACGTCCGGCCGCAGCGTCATCAACTGCGGCAGTCCGGTGATGACCTGGAGCACGAACCACCACATCAGCACGGCCCACGCGGGGATGGGGATGACGCGGATGAGGATGAAGATGATGAACAGCATGTTCACCCGCACGCGCGGGTAGAGCACCAGGTACGCGCCCAGCACGCCCGCGATGGCGCCGGACGCGCCCACCGTGGGCACCGGCGACGTGGGGTCCACCGCCACGTGCGTCGCCGCCGCCACCAGCCCGCACACCAGGTAGAAGACGAGGAAGCGCAGGCGCCCCATGCTGTCCTCGATGTTGTTGCCGAAGACCCAGAAGAACAGCACGTTGCCCAGCAGGTGCCCCCAGCTGCCGTGCAGGAACATGGACGTGAGCGGGGTGAGGCGGTTGATGGGCTCGTCGTCCACGACGCACGCGAGCCCGTCCCCCAGCGGCACCGCCTGTCCCAGGGGCGCGCGCCCGGTGAGCTCCCCGGGCACCAGGCCCAGCTCGCAGATGCTGGTGGCCAGCGCCTCCACGTTGAAGCCCGCGCCCTGGAGGAACACCCAGGCGAGCCCCAGGGCCGCGAGCAGCAGGTACGTCATCACCGGGGTGCGCAGGGTCGGGTTGTCGTCACTGATGGGAATCATGTCCGCCCGCCAGCATGGCCCCGTCCGCGGCCCCGCGGACGGCCTCGTGCGCGCGGATGTGCGGCGCCGGACGCATCACCGGAAGGCCGAGGGGCTCTACCAAACGAAGGTTGCCCGGTGTGGGTGACCCCTCCCGGTGCGGACCTGGACTTGGCTTCCGGGCCCGTGCCGGGCGAAATTCCGCAGCCGTCATCTCACTCATGGAGTCCGGAGCAATGAACCCGTCGAAATCGTCCCGCGCCTCGGCGCTGCTCGTGGTGTCCGTCCTCGCCCTCGCCTTCAGCGGCTGCGCCGCGCGCCGCCAGCAGGCGTACCTGGAGGACAAGGCCATGGGGCACGTCTACCGCAAGCCCATCGCGGAGGTGTGGCCGGCGGCGCTCGCCCTCATCAAGGAGAAGGGCTTCTCCGTGACGAACACCCAGACCGGCTTCGAGACCACCACGGAGTGGCTGATGACCAGCGCCCCGTCCTCCCTGGGCACCTCCTACGCGCGCTACCTGGTGCGCGGCTTCGAGCGCGGGCCCGGCCAGTGCGCGGTGGAGTTCCGCCGCCAGGACCGCTCCGAGTCCCGCGCCGCGGACGACACCAGCGGCCGCGGCAAGGACATGGGCGAGACCGCGGTCGGCGCCGGCAACTCCCAGATGAAGCGCGACTCCGAGCTGGAGTGGGAGCTGCTCCAGAAGGTGGACCCCGAAGCCGCCGCCGCCCTCAAGGCCGAGGCGCAGAAGATCGACTAGCCCCGCCCACCGTGGCGCACGCCGCCTGCGCGACGGGGACGTCAGTCGCGCAGCGGCAGCTCCACGGTGAGGCCGTCGAAGGCCACCTCCACCGGCCCCTTGAACGCCTCGCGCGCCTGCGCGAGCAGCCGTCCGGGGTCGGTGTCGTGGCGGCTGGACAGGTGGGTGAGGATGAGCCGCTTCGCCCCCGCGTCCCGCGCCACCTGGGCCGCCTCGCGCGCGGTGGAGTGCCGCGTCTCCACGGCGCGCTCCTGCTCGTCGTCGGAGAAGGTGGACTCGTGCACCAGCAGGTCCGCGTCCCTCGCCGCCTGCACCAGCGCCGGGCAGGGCCGCGTGTCGCCGGAAAGCACCAGCCGCCGCCCGGACCGGGCCTCTCCCAGCACGTCCTCCGGCTTCACCACGCGCCCGTCCGGCAGGGTGATGGCCTCGCCCTTCTGCAATTTCCCGAAGGAGGGCCCCTCCGGCACGCCCAGCGCCCGCGCCTTCTCCAGGTGGAAGCGCCCCGGGCGGCCGTCCTCCGCCAGCACGTAGCCCAGCGCGTGGATGCGGTGGTCCACGCCCACCGCCTGCACGGCGTAGCCGTTGCGGCGCACCACGTCCCCGTCCTTCAGCTCGTGGATCTCCACCGGGAAGGCCAGTGACTCCAGCCCCAGGTGCACGGCCTGGTGCAGGAGCCTGCGCGCCGGGGGCGGCCCGTACAGGTGCATGGGCGCGGTGCGGCCCATCATCCCCAGCGTGCGCAGGAAGCCGATGATCCCCAGGTAGTGGTCGGCATGGAAGTGCGTGAAGAACGCCGCGTCCACGGTGAAGCCCGTGCCGAAGCGCACCATCTGCCGCTGGCTGCCCTCGCCGCAGTCGAACAGGAGCAGGTCCGCGTCCGCCTTCACCGCCAGGCCGGACAGGCCCCGATGCAGGGTGGGCTGCGCGGCGGAGGTGCCGAGGAAGGTGAGCCTCAAGAGCGACATGCCAGCGCTTCCCACGTCGAGAGTGGCCTCCTCGCACGCGCGGAGTCCGTCCTCCGCGCGCGCGTTCCCGGGGGCAT
This genomic interval carries:
- a CDS encoding NAD(P)/FAD-dependent oxidoreductase yields the protein MGADEKSKELCVEAPPPRKRVLILGGGFAGMYAALHLERRLGKRDDVEVTLVSRDNYFLFTPMLHEVAASDLNATAIVISLRKLLPHLTFVEGDVSGLDLKAKKVTVAHGGLDGHTHMLDSDYVVLAMGSETNFFGKSGPRDYALTMKTLGDAMLLRNCLIDRLEEADADCVTAGARDAIVTFVVVGGGFAGVETAGAINDFIHGALPFYSNIQHANVRVMLVHGGKEVLPELGEDLGAYTRKKLIENGVEVRTGIHVKDVTEAGVELPDGTVVPTKTVVWTAGVTPPSLLEDLPCEKEHGRLKVNERMEVPGFPGVWALGDCASVPDITNGGKPCPPTAQHALRQGVTVARNVCAALKGQRGKAFRYRMLGQLAAIGQRSGVARILGLKFSGTFAWVLWRTIYLLKLPRLETKVRVAMGWTLDLLFHKDVVQVISPRELDQLTLPALPLDSRQQVRQVRSLQPQAQH
- a CDS encoding rhomboid family intramembrane serine protease translates to MIPISDDNPTLRTPVMTYLLLAALGLAWVFLQGAGFNVEALATSICELGLVPGELTGRAPLGQAVPLGDGLACVVDDEPINRLTPLTSMFLHGSWGHLLGNVLFFWVFGNNIEDSMGRLRFLVFYLVCGLVAAATHVAVDPTSPVPTVGASGAIAGVLGAYLVLYPRVRVNMLFIIFILIRVIPIPAWAVLMWWFVLQVITGLPQLMTLRPDVSGGVAVWAHIGGFVAGMVLIKLFENPRYTSQRTTWRHRMHPDHP
- the rnz gene encoding ribonuclease Z, which encodes MSLLRLTFLGTSAAQPTLHRGLSGLAVKADADLLLFDCGEGSQRQMVRFGTGFTVDAAFFTHFHADHYLGIIGFLRTLGMMGRTAPMHLYGPPPARRLLHQAVHLGLESLAFPVEIHELKDGDVVRRNGYAVQAVGVDHRIHALGYVLAEDGRPGRFHLEKARALGVPEGPSFGKLQKGEAITLPDGRVVKPEDVLGEARSGRRLVLSGDTRPCPALVQAARDADLLVHESTFSDDEQERAVETRHSTAREAAQVARDAGAKRLILTHLSSRHDTDPGRLLAQAREAFKGPVEVAFDGLTVELPLRD